In Sander vitreus isolate 19-12246 chromosome 7, sanVit1, whole genome shotgun sequence, a genomic segment contains:
- the exosc10 gene encoding exosome complex component 10 yields the protein MDTSKSKDSTNSGLQETNSDINDEEKNDLCPGFKDADAFVKYGLGAVLSATKASAGLPQTGDEYDFYRSFPGFQEFCESQGDELLHCMSQIMQHHGCRSRMRDRNKLTGLEERFDLVVDSNDVILERVGILLDEADGVNRNQQPVMPAEFQPPKIVVSSWNRMGSSSGSRSETFRLLQAKNIPRPQMKFKEKVDNSNTPFIPKIFIKPNAVKPLPSYFTNKQIRKERPEDLDVPAALADFIHQQRTQEHVEDMFAHPYQYELDRLTVPESVLSKPEPQMYKPLTETKCSFIDTLEDLVALNEKLCKLSEFAVDLEHHSYRSFLGLTCLIQISSREEDFIIDAIELRSELYILNEAFTDPAIVKVFHGADSDIEWLQRDFGLYVVNLFDTHQASRALNLARHSLDQLLKHFCNVNSEKRYQLADWRIRPLPDEMVQYARMDTHYLLYIYDCVRVQLLEFNHGQPGLLQSVWNKSKDISLKKYTKPIFTEESYLELQRKQKRSFNTQQLTAFRLLFAWRDKLARQEDESTGFTLPTHMMNKISEELPKEPQGIIACCNPVPPLVRQQVNELHLLVQQAREMPLLKAEIAAEKKKGLTPIKKPEVTMFGPHDTSRVSESNLQHCSPDELPVKQGVLFAEDEPKMDVDVQKTSGLMAAAKITQFEELETQNDHESLSVAQMKARRIIECFENPFRMYLPSSDVHISKNAKFDPSSKIFEISKRWKLLSMEQQHKELEANRKAKEEAKERTKKVAEERNQAKQSYQESLQNVATVRQQAAESAKGGGKKRERVASEVGELTPKPSKKQMKSAEKPQKTEPPPQDSFKPFDYSQSDLKVFAGTKSKDNTQFDPNRQAHGFKKKKTARGQKSNSGAGNRSMSYMAGKSDRGFRHNWPKR from the exons GATTGGGTGCTGTATTATCCGCCACCAAAGCATCCGCTGGCTTGCCTCAAACTGGAGATGAATATGATTTCTATCGGAGCTTCCCGGGCTTCCAGGAGTTCTGTGAAAGTCAAGGAGATGAGCTCTTGCACTG CATGAGTCAGATAATGCAGCACCACGGCTGCAGATCTCGCATGAGAGACCGGAATAAGCTGACGGGGCTGGAGGAGAGGTTTGACTTGGTTGTGGACTCGAACGACGTCATCCTCGAAAGAGTG GGGATTCTTCTCGATGAAGCTGATGGGGTGAACAGGAACCAGCAGCCTGTCATGCCTGCAGAGTTTCAGCCTCCCAAGATTGTTGTTTCCAGCTGGAATCGCATG GGTTCAAGCTCTGGCAGTCGTTCTGAGACGTTCCGACTGCTCCAAGCTAAAAATATTCCTAGACCTCAGATGAAATTCAAGGAAAAAGTTGACAACAGCAACACACCATTTATTCCCAAGATCTTCATCAAGCCCAATGCAGTAAAGCCTCTTCCTTCAT ATTTCACCAACAAACAAATCCGTAAAGAGAGACCCGAGGACCTTGATGTCCCGGCTGCTCTGGCTGACTTCATTCACCAGCAGAGAACTCAGGAACATGTTGAAGACAT GTTTGCACATCCATACCAATATGAACTGGATCGTCTTACAGTACCAGAAAGTGTTCTGTCCAAGCCAGAACCGCAG ATGTACAAACCGTTGACTGAGACCAAATGCTCCTTCATTGACACGCTGGAGGATCTGGTGGCTCTGAATGAGAAGCTTTGCAAATTGTCTGAATTTGCAGTGGACCTTGAG CACCACTCCTACAGGAGTTTCCTTGGCCTCACCTGTCTGATACAGATATCCAGCAGAGAGGAGGACTTCATCATCGACGCCATTGAGCTCCGCAGCGAGCTGTACATCCTCAATGAGGCATTCACTGACCCGGCTATTGTCAAG GTATTTCACGGCGCTGACTCTGACATTGAGTGGCTCCAAAGGGACTTTGGCTTGTATGTCGTCAACCTGTTTGACACGCATCAGGCCAGCCGAGCTCTGAACCTGGCCAGACATTCCCTCGACCAACTGCTCAAACACTTCTGCAATGTGAACTCGGAGAAACGCTACCAGCTGGCTGACTGGAGGATTCG CCCTTTGCCAGATGAGATGGTGCAGTACGCCCGGATGGACACCCACTACCTCCTTTACATCTATGACTGTGTGAGGGTGCAGCTGCTGGAGTTTAACCACGGGCAGCCTGGCCTGCTGCAGAGTGTCTGGAACAAGAGCAAAGACATTTCTCTGAAG AAATACACGAAGCCTATATTCACAGAGGAGTCATATTTGGAGCTGCAGAGGAAGCAGAAAAGGTCTTTTAACACCCAGCAGCTCACTGCCTTCAGACTGCTATTTGCCTGGAGGGACAAGCTGGCCAGGCAGGAAGATGAAAGCACCGG ATTCACCCTGCCCACTCACATGATGAACAAGATATCTGAGGAGCTGCCCAA AGAGCCTCAGGGCATCATTGCCTGCTGTAACCCTGTACCCCCGCTGGTCAGGCAGCAGGTCAACGAGCTCCATTTGTTAGTGCAGCAGGCGAGAGAAATGCCTCTCCTTAAG GCTGAGATTGCAGCTGAAAAGAAGAAAGGACTCACACCCATAAAAAAG CCAGAGGTCACAATGTTTGGGCCTCATGATACATCCAGGGTCTCTGAGAGCAATCTCCAGCACTGTTCTCCTGATG aaCTGCCAGTCAAACAAGGGGTGCTCTTCGCAGAGGATGAGCCTAAGATGGATGTTGATGTGCAGAAAACAAGTGGTCTTATGGCAGCAGCTAAAATCACACAGTTCGAG GAGCTGGAAACACAGAATGACCACGAGTCCCTCTCTGTGGCTCAGATGAAAGCCAGACGTATCATTGAGTGTTTTGAAAACCCTTTCAGAATG TACTTACCCTCCAGTGATGTGCACATCAGCAAGAATGCCAAATTTGACCCATCTTCAAAAATATTTGAG ATTAGTAAAAGATGGAAACTGCTGAGTATGGAACAGCAACACAAGGAGTTGGAGGCCAATAGGAAAGCCAAGGAAGAAGCAAAGGAACGAACAAAGAAAGTGGCAG AGGAAAGAAACCAGGCTAAACAGAGCTACCAGGAGTCTCTCCAGAATGTTGCCACTGTTCGCCAGCAGGCAGCG GAATCTGCAAAAGGTGGCGGAAAGAAAAGAGAGCGGGTCGCCAGTGAGGTTGGAGAGTTGACTCCCAAACCGAGTAAGAAGCAGATGAAATCTGCAGAGAAGCCCCAAAAGACAGAACCGCCGCCCCAAGACAGCTTCAAGCCTTTTGACTACAGTCAGTCAGACCTCAAAGTCTTTGCTG GTACAAAATCCAAAGACAACACCCAGTTTGATCCAAACCGGCAAGCCCATGGTTTTAAGAAAAAG AAAACTGCCAGGGGACAAAAATCCAACAGTGGAGCTGGAAACCGAAGTATGTCGTACATGGCTGGAAAATCTGATAG AGGATTCCGGCACAACTGGCCCAAAAGATAA